A region from the Desmonostoc muscorum LEGE 12446 genome encodes:
- a CDS encoding putative bifunctional diguanylate cyclase/phosphodiesterase codes for MARGSEVFLTASIGIVFAKRNYHQACDLLRDADIAMYQAKLQGKSCYQIFDIQMHTQALQRLNLENDLRQALKRQEFLVYYQPIFDINNQHLVGFEALVRWQHPTRSFICPGDFIPLAEETGLIVTLDHWILYTACQQLAAWQTQFSSKLSLKVSVNLSAQDLRKVSLLQNIECILAETGLAGNCLTLEITESMLIDNITEVILVLEQLKQLGIQISIDDFGTGYSSLNYLHRLPADNLKIDRSFINQMSDDNRNYQVVKTIVALSNQLGLAVIAEGIETQQQLQWLQELECEFGQGYFFSQPLAAHEIETLFFQQSDRIASSISHRD; via the coding sequence ATAGCTAGGGGGTCTGAAGTATTTTTAACTGCCAGTATTGGGATTGTTTTTGCTAAACGAAATTACCATCAAGCTTGTGATTTGCTGCGAGATGCTGATATTGCCATGTATCAAGCCAAGCTTCAAGGCAAAAGTTGCTATCAAATATTTGATATCCAAATGCACACTCAAGCACTCCAAAGACTCAACTTAGAAAATGACCTACGTCAAGCTCTTAAAAGACAAGAGTTTCTCGTTTACTATCAACCAATTTTTGATATCAACAATCAGCATTTAGTTGGTTTTGAAGCCTTGGTACGCTGGCAACATCCGACTCGCTCCTTTATCTGCCCTGGAGATTTTATTCCGCTTGCTGAAGAAACCGGACTGATTGTAACACTAGACCATTGGATACTTTACACTGCTTGTCAACAACTGGCAGCATGGCAAACTCAATTCTCTAGTAAATTATCTTTAAAGGTCAGTGTTAATCTTTCGGCTCAAGATCTGCGGAAAGTTTCTTTACTTCAGAACATAGAATGTATTTTAGCTGAAACTGGTTTAGCTGGTAATTGTCTTACTTTAGAAATTACTGAAAGTATGCTCATTGACAATATCACTGAAGTCATCTTGGTTTTAGAACAGTTAAAACAGCTAGGAATTCAAATCAGTATTGATGATTTTGGTACTGGATATTCATCGCTAAATTATCTCCATCGCTTACCTGCTGATAACCTCAAGATTGACCGTTCTTTTATCAATCAAATGTCAGATGATAATCGCAATTATCAAGTTGTCAAAACTATTGTTGCCCTGAGTAATCAGTTGGGGTTAGCAGTGATAGCCGAAGGCATTGAAACACAACAGCAACTTCAATGGTTACAAGAACTCGAATGTGAGTTTGGTCAAGGCTACTTTTTTTCTCAGCCTCTAGCTGCTCATGAGATTGAAACTCTCTTTTTCCAGCAATCTGATCGCATTGCTTCTTCAATTTCTCATAGAGATTAA
- a CDS encoding amino acid adenylation domain-containing protein has protein sequence MVCGLDLLQERNRHDGSAFHAASPVAFVSMLNEHNSETMSGIFQLENDNMVFSGLETPQVLLDHQAISRPDGGVSLIWDTMDLAFEDGVVDDMFNAYISLLSKLTEDESIWNISYFDFRSKEEKRQHSEYNQTKASLSKRCLHEYLYSQAKRLSDKPLLIDCRRTISYGEATYISNRIAWTLRKRYNVKPNELIAVYASKGWEQVIAVQSIIAAGAAYVPIDPAFPENRKLNILERCGCKIVLTCETNFNDRCISSLERIAIDLTDNLVIESENLPRIQSSNHLAYVIFTSGSTGESKGVMLNNLGVVNTIDDINRRFNIDSNDVIFGISDLSFDLSVYDIFGTIAAGATLVIPPPGSNLEPALCARLCAEHHVTVWNSVPALVQLLVENFEINYPSQKLSFRLFMMSGDWIPVKLPEKIKRLFSAKVVSLGGATEGSIWSIYYDISEIDANWKSIPYGYPLTNQEFYVLDQRMQPRPNNVPGELYIGGVGVAQGYWLDFQKTAQSYVFHPVLKKRIYRTGDWGVQRKSGYIDFLGREDGQVKVRGHRIELGEIESILQQHPSVANAIAKVIGYQTQDAYLAAYIVSKDGATPSLQELRQHLAAFLPEYMIPAKFIFLDQLPLGATGKINRKALPIPIDIKKAQVSCRSLTKTESRMARLWSEILEIETPAAEDDFFNLGGNSFRAARLTLAINNTFEAEIPVTALLQHPTLEKLSKLIDERCYGNSSKLWSPIISIAGREPSPKMFWFHPSGGGVLCYRYLGQLLSQQLHIFGIQAQSGNEQNLMNSIPEMLDVYLNEIRAIQPSGPYHLGGWSMGGVIAYVAAQQLIQQGIQVESLVLIDSPAPLRRQIPEFAEIVSWFVSDLAEVEQTLKLSCIQQGKSDENLLFEALQEAQQMGLISFGKMQDFRPLFNVFQSNINALYNYQASPIEEDVSCLLLMARQNVQERVGRESMQIWRSLLPKTTSFCEIDGNHYSLLKEPLVSEVTSVILEHFKPKVKVG, from the coding sequence ATGGTCTGTGGTTTAGATCTTCTTCAAGAGCGGAATCGTCATGATGGTTCAGCATTTCATGCTGCAAGTCCAGTCGCATTCGTTAGTATGCTGAACGAACATAACAGTGAAACCATGTCAGGAATTTTTCAGCTTGAAAACGATAACATGGTTTTCAGCGGCCTTGAAACACCTCAAGTTCTTTTAGACCATCAAGCTATTAGTAGACCTGATGGTGGTGTTTCTTTGATTTGGGACACTATGGATCTAGCGTTTGAGGATGGAGTTGTTGACGATATGTTCAACGCATATATATCCTTATTATCCAAATTGACCGAAGACGAAAGCATCTGGAATATATCTTATTTTGATTTCAGGTCGAAAGAAGAAAAAAGGCAGCATTCAGAATATAATCAAACAAAGGCTTCTCTATCAAAGCGATGTCTGCATGAATATCTTTACAGCCAAGCAAAGCGACTATCAGATAAACCTTTGCTCATCGACTGCCGCAGAACAATAAGTTATGGTGAAGCAACTTATATTTCTAACCGTATCGCCTGGACATTGCGTAAGCGATACAATGTCAAGCCAAACGAATTAATTGCAGTATATGCCTCAAAAGGTTGGGAACAAGTTATTGCGGTGCAATCTATTATCGCCGCAGGTGCTGCTTATGTACCTATTGACCCTGCCTTTCCCGAAAATCGAAAGTTAAATATATTAGAGCGTTGTGGGTGCAAAATTGTATTAACGTGTGAGACTAACTTTAATGATAGATGTATAAGTAGCCTTGAAAGAATAGCAATCGATCTTACTGATAACTTGGTTATAGAATCTGAAAATTTACCACGCATTCAGTCTTCAAATCATCTTGCGTATGTAATTTTCACCTCTGGTTCAACTGGTGAATCAAAAGGAGTAATGCTTAATAACCTTGGAGTAGTTAATACTATAGATGATATAAATCGTCGTTTTAATATTGACTCCAATGATGTAATATTCGGTATTTCTGATTTGAGTTTTGACTTATCAGTATATGATATATTTGGAACTATAGCTGCTGGTGCAACACTTGTTATTCCTCCTCCAGGATCAAATCTGGAACCTGCCTTATGTGCAAGATTGTGTGCAGAACATCATGTAACTGTTTGGAATTCTGTTCCGGCATTAGTTCAGCTACTAGTAGAAAATTTTGAAATCAATTACCCATCGCAAAAACTGTCGTTTAGGCTGTTTATGATGAGTGGTGATTGGATTCCTGTTAAATTACCGGAAAAAATTAAGCGGTTATTTTCAGCAAAGGTAGTCAGTCTTGGTGGCGCAACCGAAGGATCGATTTGGTCAATCTACTATGACATCAGTGAAATAGACGCAAATTGGAAAAGCATACCTTATGGATATCCCTTAACTAATCAAGAGTTCTATGTCCTAGATCAGAGAATGCAACCGCGCCCTAATAACGTTCCAGGTGAATTGTACATAGGCGGTGTTGGTGTAGCACAAGGATACTGGTTGGATTTCCAAAAAACAGCACAATCTTACGTATTTCATCCAGTTTTGAAAAAGCGAATTTATCGAACTGGGGACTGGGGAGTACAGCGCAAAAGCGGTTATATAGACTTTCTCGGAAGGGAAGATGGACAAGTAAAGGTACGAGGACATCGAATTGAGCTAGGTGAAATAGAGAGCATTTTACAGCAGCATCCTAGTGTGGCAAATGCGATCGCAAAAGTTATAGGATATCAAACACAAGACGCTTACTTAGCTGCATATATCGTTTCCAAAGATGGAGCAACACCCAGCTTGCAAGAGCTACGTCAACACCTTGCTGCATTCTTACCTGAGTATATGATTCCTGCAAAATTTATATTTCTCGATCAACTTCCGCTTGGTGCAACAGGCAAGATTAATCGCAAAGCATTACCGATACCAATTGATATTAAAAAAGCTCAAGTCAGTTGTCGGTCTCTTACTAAAACAGAATCTAGAATGGCAAGATTATGGTCAGAGATTCTTGAGATAGAAACACCTGCTGCTGAGGATGATTTTTTCAACTTAGGTGGAAACTCTTTTAGAGCAGCACGCTTAACCCTTGCTATTAATAATACCTTTGAAGCCGAGATCCCAGTAACTGCGCTTCTGCAACATCCAACACTAGAAAAACTTTCAAAATTAATAGATGAACGATGTTATGGTAATTCGTCGAAGCTATGGTCACCTATAATTTCGATCGCAGGTCGAGAACCTAGTCCAAAAATGTTTTGGTTTCACCCATCTGGTGGAGGAGTTTTGTGTTACAGATATCTGGGACAACTATTGTCACAGCAATTACATATCTTTGGCATTCAGGCGCAGTCTGGGAATGAACAAAATCTCATGAATTCGATACCTGAAATGCTTGATGTTTATCTGAATGAAATACGTGCTATTCAACCGTCAGGCCCTTATCATTTAGGTGGATGGTCAATGGGTGGAGTTATTGCTTACGTTGCGGCTCAGCAGTTAATTCAGCAGGGTATTCAGGTAGAAAGTCTAGTTTTAATTGATAGTCCTGCCCCTTTACGCCGCCAGATTCCGGAATTTGCAGAAATTGTCTCTTGGTTTGTATCCGATCTCGCTGAAGTAGAACAAACATTAAAACTTAGTTGCATACAACAAGGAAAATCAGATGAAAATTTACTATTTGAAGCATTGCAAGAGGCACAACAGATGGGTTTGATCTCATTTGGTAAGATGCAAGATTTCCGCCCTCTTTT